Within Xiphias gladius isolate SHS-SW01 ecotype Sanya breed wild chromosome 5, ASM1685928v1, whole genome shotgun sequence, the genomic segment TCTATGTTTGGTACCAATATTTGCTGTTCCATTCTCTGTAACAAcatccttgttttctttctctttgctttgttaatttcaaatattacatttacagtatctccTAATTTGATCGTACTTGCCTGGCTAAATCATGTACTGCTCTCTACTAAGACATGAGCTTCAACCCATACAAACGGAACTTCTATATGCTCTCTGGATTTCTCTTATGACGCTGTTTTTTCACTTGATATAGAtcacacagcaaaataaaactaacatGAATTAGAACACACTAAAATCCACTGAGACTTAAAACACAGTTATgaagaatgaaaacaacataaatagaAGCAAAAATGAGTCTAAATAAGTGGGCCATGAGCTACTTTATAAAGGTTTCAAATTTTAGGAGCCACAACCTTTTTGAAAAAGACATCATTTGGTGTAATCGTCCCAATGGCCGCTGTGATGTCTTTACGGCATATGACTGATTATTATCACTTGCTCCGCTCCTTGgcgaggtcaaaggtcaggttCGAGCACAGGTCAAGCTTGGGGATACTTCAGCagatttttcaacatttctttaaattcacTTAAAGAATTCTGCACATTCAGTACAAAATATTGAGATGGACCAAATGTAACAAAGTACTAGCTCTCTATGTGACTATATGTTcataaacagaatttttaatttttttggagtAGACCAAAATTCTGGATGTCTCGCTGCAGCAGTGGTTTACCAAATTGgtagatttttgaaaattttaaataaatttacacTAAATATATACACTGTTAATCATTCAGAAACCAAGTGTGTGGGAGAAGAATATTGACAGTTCTTGTGTCTTTTATGATCCACTGCACTGAGGCAGAAATGTATACAAGATAAGAGATGCACGTGATGCTTTGAGGGGTTGTAAGCCTTCCTCTTTCACAACTAGTTACTCTATAGATCAGGAAGTCCTCTGTTCTCTCCACAGTTACTTTTGCTCTTCACACTGATCGCTCAGCTCACACGGGGAGGAGCAAGAAAAGGtatgtttcatttcacttcatcgAGTCTTAAGCATGTGGGAACGAAACGCAGCGTGTTGTAGTGGTACATGGACCAGTCTATAACTACACAAGTAGTTTTGAAAACTTGATGAGTTTCCAGTCCAAATTCAATCCTTAAAATTTGAATGCcaaaaaaatttacataaatatttttaatgtactAACTTAAAAAATAGGTTTTCCTGGTGATAGGCTTCAGAAAAGCTTATAAGAAGGCTGTTGATTTATGAAAAAGCTATAACTTGGTGTAATTGTCTGTATGGCCCCTGGATATACTGAATAACGTGACTGATAATCATCTCTTGCCCTGCCACtgagggaggtcagaggtcaggctcAAATGCAGGTCATCACCACTGTAGTTGGAAGGGAGTAACTGTCTTtctcaaaaatgtttcagtactttttttgcagtactttttaacattttcttaagtaaaaaatGATCTGAGATGTACCAAATGTACCAAAGAACTAGCCTAAATTTTTGGAAGTGCCCTATATCAATTGTAATTCCATAATGTTTCTTCTTAAACATGTTGCATATGCTCGATGTGGTTCTCTACATATGGTTTaactaaaaaaatcttttctatttttgaataattttcgTTTATCACAGCAGACCACAATGGGAAAACATAATTTTGGACGTCTCGCTGCGATAGGGGTTTCTGTTGTCGGCTTTGCAATAAGCTTGGTGTTCAATGGGCTGTCAGTAGTTGGGATTGGTAAgtcaaaattctgtttttttagttACTTGCTGTAACTCGTAGAGGATGTTAAGCAACACTGTGAGTGGACACTGTAGGATCATtaagaaataacaaatattaGTTGAACATGTCATAATTCTCTATAATCTCGCtcaatatttgcattttatctCCCTATAGGTCCTTATTATACCAATACAGCCAATGTTTCTGCTATGTTTGACACCCAGATCACACCTTCAGCGTGGACCTTTAACATCTGGAGTGTCATCTACATCTGGCTGACAGCCATGATTATCTACATCCTGACGGGTCTTTGCAGAAAGTTGTGGccaacttttttcattttcttgtttataactgtaaaataatgcaaaacttttacaaactgaacaaaaagaaTGTGCAAATAGCAATCTCTATCTAAACTCACAATTAAACACGGTTCTGAATGACTGAATCTTCAACTTTGGCTCTTTTGTCTTGTAGGAATGGTTATGGCTACGTTTACTGCAGCCCTGCGGTTTTGCCTTATGGATTCTTAATTAGCTGGTGCCTCAATTTGTGTTTGAATATTGGCTGGCTGCTTGTTTGGGACAGAGGGTGAGAGTCTCCACTGGGATGTTTTGAATGGCTCTTTTGACCATTCTTTGTAAATTAAGCTTGACGTAAAGCATATTATAGGTTTATGCCTCagacagtaaaatgaaatatgtgtttttgtgctgttccATACTAAAGAGCGATGATTGCTGCACTGGTTTTTCTCATCCTGGTCATCTGCACAAACTACTCCATGATATGCTTCACCTGCTATGGGCTTCATATTTATGGAGCCTGGCTCGAGAAATACCACAAAGCAGACCTGTGGCTCCTCCGTGTGTTGGTCAGTATGACAAATGTAGAGCATTTGCATTATTAAGTACAGTACATGGAAAGTTTTTATCTTGCATGTTCCAGGATATATGACCCTATTTTTGTTCATGTGAAGTTAATATAATGTGGTTTAAGTGTCCAATGTTTACTCAATAACTGTCTCAATATATTGAactaaaatacttttaatactATATTCAAAGGTTCAGAATGGTGTGATGATATACACGACATGGACAACCATTGCAACTCTAATCAACTTGACCATTGTACTGACTTATGATGCAAAGATGTCGCCTGCAGATGCTGCCACCATCTCGTACTCtattttgactgttttgttgCTTGTGTGGTGAGTGGCCTTCACTTTGATAATGCAAAATCTCAGATGTATATCAGTGAGATTCTGAAGCAATGTGTATGTGGCGGGTGTTTCACAggtttgttttggaaaatgttgtGCTTGACAAACATGTGCGGTACATCCTCATCATCTACCCTGTTGTGATCTGGGGCCTGTCTGGAAACCTGGACAAAAACTTTGACGCTAAATCACCCAGTCTCAATGGCATCTTCATTGGTAAGACACTTTAGAGAATTCCATAAGAATTATATGTgattaatactgtatatgataaTCTTGACAATTGGCTCATGACATCACATCaagaaaaattaattggacTGATTTCCTGAAGCATGACAGGTGGGGGGTTAtaagagtaaataaaaacagtattaaGGAAAACAATTACTGAGTACAACCTTTAACCTTTACAACTTAATTAGACACATTGGGAACAATGCTCTCAATTAtgtaatatatttctttttcatatctATTGTATGAGGAAATATTATAATGCTAAGCCCTGTACAAAAATGTATCTGGAGATACTGTACACAGCAAAATTATTGGTGACcacaaaaatctgtttaaaagtTGTGCTGACTGTATTTTGATCTCTCAGCTGTGTTGTTGGCTATAGCCTCTGTGCTGTTTGTCGTAAGGATTGTTTTGGTCGTTTGGAGACACATCAAACAGCCCCTCTATGAAGATGTCAGTCCTGAAGCCATGGATCCAATGGAGACTGCTGAAAAGCAGAAGAAGATATTTTGCTAAACATTTCTCTCTTAAGGTTTTTATGATATAACATACTGATACTTCATTTCATATATCATAGAAAATACAATAGAAGTGCATTTGTTTAGCTTAACATTGTTAATCATCATGAGgccaaatgttttattttgtaaaattttgatgcattttattaaattctgatctcatacatattttttaaaaatgcactacAGCATAGTTTTCATTGGAAATATTCTTTTCAACTTTGGCTAACTGCTCTCTGAactttttatggcttttttcTAACATATTGATTGCTAACACAACTCTTTAGGCTCTGATAAGGAGACTAGTATAACACTACGCAGAGGCACgacactgtaatttttttttttaaagatttttttgtatcaAATGCCAATTTATATTCCAATGAGAATTTCACAGTTCAAGTAGATACCCTTATGTTTCTCCTACAAAAGTGTAAACATCATGGACACTATCACATATTATTAGaatttgcagttattttctgttttcttgggTGAAAACGCTACAGTAAAAAAACTGGCGGTTGAGGACtttctgtggaaaataaaatgaagattacttaattttttcaattatcATACATTTTCAGGGATCATGTCTAATACTCCCTAACCTCAGTAATTATAACAGTATGatgtatgtctgtgttgttgACATTAAATCAATCTAGATTAGGTTCAACAATGATAACAATGCTGTAGATGGCAGCAGCGCGAGGCGGCCAAATTAAGTCAAGTCTGTCGGAAAATAAAGTGTAGAAGAAAAAGAGCGTCCTTTATggtacttttgtttttgttcccaGAATTATGTCTTTCAGGCAGAAAGTCCGTGGCAATCCAAGACTTTGTCCACCAGCAACAAGCTCCACCAGTCAGATAGTTAAGTTTATGCTATACTATTATTACACTCAAGATTATGTTATTCTTtagttttattgtaaattttaaGGCAGAGTATGTTGGTTAGCATCTGCCAAATTTGCGGTACATTACGATGGTGCTGCCTGAGAGGCCTCACTTAGGGTAGGAAGTGGAGGACAGAGTGCGCGGGTTATTTACAAATTGTAAAGAGCGCTATTGTTTTGCTAACGCTAACGTTGGTTATCGAGTGAGTGAAATAGCTGTTTCACCGGCTTTCACATAATTGTGTACTTATTCCTAATGTGCTATTTACTGAGCGGGTTTAGATCGATGCATATTAGGGGGCAATTAAAAAAGACGAGTTATTGAAATCGAAATgatagctagctagctgttGGCTTGGGTCTCGCTGTCGGAACGTTACCGTTAAAAAGAAGACATAGCTGGCTATCATAAATGGAAACAAAGTACCCCACCTTGGTAAGTAAgggatttgttttgtgtttctattttgcttttgtgaaaCTGAGGGAGGAGGGCTGAACAAACACGTAACGTCAGCCAAAACTCAGAAAGGGGGGTGATACCACTTGAACAAACGTTAACCTACACTCAGTTATCTGTTATTATTGAAACGGCTAAAACTACcctaatgcagtctaatgcaacagtATCCTGTAGTAAACGCTGCCTCTATGGTAGGTTATAGGTTAAGGTTATAACGTGTAATCTGTGATTTTGTGACATTGTATTGTGTAATACTGAGGGGTATTTCTACTATTTTGTCCATTCAAAAACCGAAACACATAGTTCAGTTTTCCTTTAGTATCAGctatatttttctacttttgcgTAAAATGCCGGCAGAAATTGTGGGCAAAGTTAATTACGTAGAAGTGATTGCAGACTTTTCAAAAATGGCAGCAATGATCGCTAATTCAACATATGGAAAAAGTAACATATAAAgtaagaaatgaaatgacatattAACCCAACTTGCAATGATGAACTGTCTCCTACTGTCTGAGGTAAATTTATCTTACtttgttcatttgtattttatttgtgtttattattacttttttttcgggtggggggggtgggggggggtgttacaGACCTCTAATATATATTTAggtatgtatgtttatatgtatagcatattcatatttttctatgTTGTGATTGTGCAGTTGTCAAATGAAGTAATGGTACATGGGACATGAATAAtgagtat encodes:
- the si:ch211-161h7.5 gene encoding uncharacterized protein si:ch211-161h7.5, which codes for MGKHNFGRLAAIGVSVVGFAISLVFNGLSVVGIGPYYTNTANVSAMFDTQITPSAWTFNIWSVIYIWLTAMIIYILTGLCRKNGYGYVYCSPAVLPYGFLISWCLNLCLNIGWLLVWDRGAMIAALVFLILVICTNYSMICFTCYGLHIYGAWLEKYHKADLWLLRVLVQNGVMIYTTWTTIATLINLTIVLTYDAKMSPADAATISYSILTVLLLVWFVLENVVLDKHVRYILIIYPVVIWGLSGNLDKNFDAKSPSLNGIFIAVLLAIASVLFVVRIVLVVWRHIKQPLYEDVSPEAMDPMETAEKQKKIFC